TGGAACAAGCTTCCCGTAACGCACAAGACGGTATCTCTTACGTACAAACAGCTGAGGGTGCAATGAACGAAGTTAGCTCCATGCTGACACGTATGAAAGAACTGAACGTACAAAAAGCCAGCGGAACTTACTCTTCCACTGACAAAGCGAACATCAACCAAGAGTTAGGCGAGCTGGGTACACAAATCAACAACATCATGTCCCAAACAACCTTCAACGGTATCAGCATCACGAAGGGTGTTACAATCCAAGTTGGCGACAAAACTGGCGTAACAATCTCTATCGGTGCGATCACTACAGGTAGCTTTACAGGTCTGACTTCTGGTTCTAGCCTGGCAAGCATCGAAACAGCAATCCAATCGGTAGCAACAGAGCGCGCTAAGTTGGGTGCGAAGCAAAACCGTCTGGAATACACTTCGAACAACCTGGGTACTACTACAGAAAACCTGACAGCAGCGGAATCCAACATCCGTGATACTGACATGGCTTCTGAAATGGTTAAA
This DNA window, taken from Paenibacillus sp. JQZ6Y-1, encodes the following:
- a CDS encoding flagellin is translated as MIINHNIAALNTQRNLNLNSASSSKSMEKLSSGMRINRAADDAAGLSISESMRGQIRGLEQASRNAQDGISYVQTAEGAMNEVSSMLTRMKELNVQKASGTYSSTDKANINQELGELGTQINNIMSQTTFNGISITKGVTIQVGDKTGVTISIGAITTGSFTGLTSGSSLASIETAIQSVATERAKLGAKQNRLEYTSNNLGTTTENLTAAESNIRDTDMASEMVKLTKNNILVQAAQSMLSQANSAPQGVLSLLR